Genomic DNA from Gossypium hirsutum isolate 1008001.06 chromosome A01, Gossypium_hirsutum_v2.1, whole genome shotgun sequence:
taataaattaaataaatttattctttttgggtaattactattaaataattacttttaCTTGATAATTACTATAATTaagtaataatttaaataaaagagGTTGAGTTTAATGGTAACTCCTCCCACTTCCTAACCTTTTCTTTCCAAAATTATACCTAAAATTTTAGTGAGGTTTTCACTCTTCGGACGACCCCTTGGTTATTCAAATCCTAATCTAACTAAAATTGCTTATATGTTATTAAAAAGGTGAATGCATTTGAGAGGTTCCTTTATTATAGGGACCTGATCAAATTAGTTTCTCTAAAATtgcttatatattatttaatctttatactattaaaaagaattaaaaaaggaaaaattgaaataaagttaatatttactatataaaaaatgcCATTTACTTGTTCATagagttattattttttaagtttttttatgattttgtaaattaaatattttatttggaattgaattgtaataagaaaaaataatttttaagatatttttcatatagtaaatgttaACTATGTTAGAATTTGGATTTATTTTAtgctttttaatagtataagagactaaattgtttcatttaataataaatggattaatttgGTCCTATCCCTATATACAAGGACCTCCAAGTACTTTAACTTAATTGAAAGTGATTTTAAATATAGCCTACAATAGGACCCACAGAGTCAAAAACCAAGGCTTTGCTTAATGTGAAggaaacaaaattgaaaagatggaaaattgaaaggatgaaaactagaagaatgaaaaatataatttttttcataggtGTGCATGGtagaaaaaatgaaaaactaGAAAGAATATACCCCTTCATTGATTGGTGGAgttgaaaagtgaaaaaaaaaacaattggaaAATGTATAATTTGAACAAAAGTACACTTTTATCTCATTTTCTGTCTCTCATCATTCTAATTTGGAAGGATTGATAAAAATGATCACCCGcactattttcttttctatcacttttctttcatttcaagtAGGGGTCAGCGTTCGATCGagtcaaatgaaaaaatttcaagttaatcaagttgacgaatcatattttatcatcctaacttgatttgaaattttctcgaatcgagttgagtgagatggaattcgaatcgaatcaaatatatttgttcgatttaaattttaaaaaataattttggatccttataaccattgtcacccatcgtaataaaatttgtccaccgtaatcaattttttttattaactttcatcacctcataatttatttattaattttttatatacgggttagcttctttgtttgtttaattatttcaattatcttcatattcttgtcactatgtattttggaattaaaaaatatattaaatgcaaaaatatgatttttaataaaagttattttaaagataaaataattgataccaatataaaattttaacacgaatattttatggtatCATTAAtagttcaattttaatataaatattcaatatgactaaaaaattcaataatataaataatataaaatatgaaatttaatttaataatataaatagtagatataaataaaattattactatttatgtttagggattttttttgatattttttattttttatttaaaagtaaagggtgagaagtaaaagtttagggagaaaataaaaagttttggagaataaaagtttgagggaaagtaaatagggggagtaaaattttggagggaaaatattaaaaaaatattagggggtatgggtttggggtagatggggggTGGGATGGGAATgaagtaaaagttttaggggaaaagtgggaggaagtaaaaatttagggggaaaataaaaagttttgagggtttttaagagtaaaattttgaggaaaagtaaatgggagagtaaaattttggtgagaAATGGATTTTAGGTAGATAGGGGGGTTGGGATAAGAAGGGAGTAAAACTTTTGGAGAGAAAGTGgcaaggagtaaaagttttgaagaaaaaataaaaaggtttggggGTTTGGggtatattcaaattattcgaattattcgggttattcgaattcgaaaacttaATTCGATTCGAACTTAAAATTcggaaaaaaattcgagttgactcgaataactcgattaacctAAATAACTTAATTCGTTTAACTCACAattcgatttttatttttattttttctagtcGAATCAAGTTTTCCTACCCTTTTTGAGTTTCTTTGATTCCAACCCAAGCCTAATTCTATAGAGCTTAGTGGATTTCTAAATAGCCCAAATTGACTTCTGTCCCATGTGCGCTATACTCATGTTTGAATGTGCCAAAAAGTTGCAGTAACACAACTTATGTTTTGCTTCAAAATTGAGGCTGCAGGTTATTCTATTTCTCCTTTTTAATCTTTCCTACACTAATGGTAAAGCACAATTCTTTAATTGAGTCACCAACATTTCCTGGTTTTTTATTCCATTTTCTTCACTATATAAAATGAAAACTGATTTTCTCTCTCACAAACCATTGTAGTAATTTGTTTAATACTAGTTGATTGAGATCATGTACCTCTTGTCTATGCTTGTTTTAGCTGAAACGGCCCTTGTATTAGGGCTTGTCTTCAGTTCTCCTCTAAGGGAACTGGTGATGATGATATTAGACATAATAACAGTAGGGAAAGCCAATCTGATCTTAAAGACTGTTGCAGCAACTTTGCTTCTTGTTTTCACCTCAATGTTATACGATGTGATAGAGATAAAAAAATGTTGGTCGGAAGGCGCTGTTCCTAATCCTGCTGATGAGATTCTAATGGCGAAACAAGTTTTGAAAGCATCCATGTGTAATTTCCTAACATGTCTGAAACTTCAGGTTTTAactatatatatgttttgatcCTAAGATATTATGTATATGTTTCAGGGATTACTTTATTCCTTGCGTTGGCTACATATGGATTGCACTACTGTATCAAAGGGCTAGAAAGATCGAGGACATTGGAGGCTGCTGAAGATAATAAACAGTTGATGTTAGAACCCCCAAAGAATAATGCAACATGTTCAAAATGAACAATTGATGtttgaacttttaaaaaaatatgaagatTCCTCCTCTTCATGTAAGGTATAAGACAAGGTCATATGTTGTAATAAAATAAGAAGAAATAAGAACATAATTGTGTAATGATCATTTGCTcaaaaatataaacacatattataGTTGAGATTCTCCAGTGGTACAGATTGAGTTAAATGACTGAGATTAATACCTATCTACAATATGAGAGTCCTGAGAGATTAAACTCTGTATAATCTTATCCCTTAAGATTACAAAATTTTTACTCTGGTAACTTTAGTTTTACTGAAGTGTTCCACTAGGCCACTAAGGCTTCAAATAGATGATGAGCTTCTTCATATATTCCACAAATCGAGTCAATTCAAGTGGGACAAATTAGCCTCATTTAATCAATTGACCTGCATGGGATGCTCTGTGTGCATTTGTCATGAGCTTTGATCTGCGACTCGTGACACTAGACTTAACATTGCATTAGCACTAAAATGTTGGGCAGATAACAAAGTAATATTATATTAGACAGTTGGGAAGTTgcaaataaaataatgatatctCTAAGGAATCAAAGTCACATGCTTACATATGGAAGACTTAGCATTCTAGAAGTCGGCAGGTCTTCAAACTCAAATTTTTGCTAACACTGTTGATTCTCTGTAATCAATATTGTAccggcccaaatttgcccgggcccatgccaaaatcaaaataaaataataataacaaaacccaaatattaataAGTCTAATGTCTAAATTACAAAGATAAAATAACAGGCTTAAAAACCTAATAGCCCAATCAAGACCCAACTACTAGCCCAAAACCTAAAAAGCTAACCCTAGCCCACTAGCTCTTAACATTTTCAGAAAGCAAAAGAACCCTAGTCATTTTTGCCTTCAGCCACCACTCCACCCTATGTACGCTGCACGTCAGCAAGGCCCTCCCCGCACGCCATCGCCGACCTTGCACGCCTCTGATGCTTCTCACTTCACCTACAAGACAAAAACAAAGGGGAAGAAGCCAACGCGCaataaaacaaagaagaaaaggaCAAAAAGCAacagaaaacaaaatgaaaaaaaaaaaacaaagaacgaATCTTGTATCGGCTATAAAGGCCGCAACCTCtccattgtaatttttttttgcgCACACTAAAAATAAAAAGCAGAACAGAAGTTTCGAAAGGTTTTGATCTTTTCATTATCTATTTTcgtttcttattt
This window encodes:
- the LOC107918222 gene encoding uncharacterized protein isoform X1; amino-acid sequence: MYLLSMLVLAETALVLGLVFSSPLRELVMMILDIITVGKANLILKTVAATLLLVFTSMLYDVIEIKKCWSEGAVPNPADEILMAKQVLKASMWITLFLALATYGLHYCIKGLERSRTLEAAEDNKQLMLEPPKNNATCSK
- the LOC107918222 gene encoding uncharacterized protein isoform X2, producing MYLLSMLVLAETALVLGLVFSSPLRELVMMILDIITVGKANLILKTVAATLLLVFTSMLYDVIEIKKCWSEGAVPNPADEILMAKQVLKASMWFALFLALATYGLHYCIKGLEGSRTLEAAEDNKQLMLEPPKNNETCSK